The proteins below come from a single Gossypium raimondii isolate GPD5lz chromosome 2, ASM2569854v1, whole genome shotgun sequence genomic window:
- the LOC105789508 gene encoding disease resistance protein RGA2-like, with translation MLTQDDLTDVEEIHVLPIVGVGDMGKTTLAKLIFNDETVDAHFELKLWACVSDDFDLKWLALKAIKTRKSSDGDLGILDLELLRKALQVCLNVKKYLLVLAYVCNKDNRKWVELKHLFAEGAVESKIVVTTRSSQVAKIIGTITPLHLKALPYKKNYLCF, from the coding sequence ATGTTGACACAGGATGATCTAACTGATGTGGAAGAGATACATGTCCTTCCCATAGTTGGAGTTGGAGATATGGGGAAAACAACCCTTGCCAAACTGATTTTTAATGATGAAACCGTGGATGCTCACTTTGAGTTGAAACTATGGGCGTGTGTTTCTGATGATTTTGATCTGAAATGGTTAGCATTAAAAGCCATTAAAACTAGAAAGAGTAGTGATGGAGACCTTGGAATCTTGGATTTAGAGCTATTACGAAAGGCCTTGCAAGTCTGCTTGAATGTTAAAAAGTATTTGCTTGTTTTAGCTTATGTGTGCAATAAGGATAATAGAAAATGGGTGGAACTAAAACATTTGTTTGCAGAAGGAGCTGTCGAAAGCAAAATTGTAGTCACCACTCGGAGTAGCCAAGTTGCAAAGATCATCGGTACTATCACCCCACTCCATTTGAAAGCTCTTCCTTACAAAAAGAATTATCTTTGTTTCTGA